A genomic window from Osmia bicornis bicornis chromosome 6, iOsmBic2.1, whole genome shotgun sequence includes:
- the LOC114874542 gene encoding 26S proteasome regulatory subunit 7, giving the protein MPDHLGEDMRKVKSDEDKEEKEIKSLDEGDIALLKTYGQGQYTKSIKTVEEDIQTIIKRVNELTGIKESDTGLAPPALWDLAADKQTLQNEQPLQVARCTKIINADSEDPKYIINVKQFAKFVVDLADSVAPTDIEEGMRVGVDRNKYQIHIPLPPKIDPTVTMMQVEEKPDVTYSDVGGCKEQIEKLREVVETPLLHPEKFVNLGIEPPKGVLLFGPPGTGKTLCARAVANRTDACFIRVIGSELVQKYVGEGARMVRELFEMARSKKACLIFFDEIDAIGGARFDDGAGGDNEVQRTMLELINQLDGFDPRGNIKVLMATNRPDTLDPALMRPGRLDRKVEFGLPDLEGRTHIFKIHARSMSVERDIRFELLARLCPNSTGAEIRSVCTEAGMFAIRARRKVATEKDFLEAVNKVIKSYAKFSATPKYMTYN; this is encoded by the exons atgCCCGATCATTTAGGAGAAGATATGCGCAAAGTGAAAAGCGACGAggataaagaagagaaagaaataaaat cACTGGATGAAGGAGATATTGCTTTACTTAAAACTTAT GGGCAAGGACAGTATACTAAAAGTATTAAAACCGTCGAAGAGGACATACAAACGATAATAAAACGCGTTAATGAATTGACAGGAATCAAAGAATCTGATACTGGTTTAGCACCACCTGCTCTTTGGGATTTAGCTGCAGACAAACAAACCTTACAGAATGAACAGCCTTTACAAGTGGCTCGTTGTActaaaataattaatgcaGATTCTGAGGATCCAAAGTacataataaatgtaaaacaATTTGCAAAGTTTGTAGTAGATTTAGCAGATTCAGTTGCTCCAACTGATATTGAAGAAGGCATGAGAGTAGGAGTGGATCGTAACAAATATCAGATTCATATCCCATTACCTCCAAAAATTGATCCAACTGTAACAATGATGCAAGTTGAAGAGAAGCCTGATGTTACGTATAGCGATGTCGGCGGTTGCAAGGAACAAATTGAGAAGCTAAGAGAAGTCGTTGAAACTCCTCTCCTTCAT CCAGAAAAATTCGTTAATTTGGGCATTGAGCCACCTAAAGGTGTACTGTTGTTCGGTCCACCAGGCACAGGTAAAACCTTGTGTGCTAGAGCTGTAGCAAATAGAACGGATGCTTGTTTCATTCGAGTTATTGGTTCTGAATTAGTCCAAAAATACGTTGGTGAg GGCGCGCGTATGGTAAGAGAATTATTTGAAATGGCACGTAGCAAAAAGgcatgtttaatatttttcgatgAAATCGACGCCATTGGAGGAGCTCGTTTCGATGATGGAGCCGGTGGTGATAATGAAGTACAGCGTACCATGTTGGAGCTTATAAATCAATTAGACgg TTTCGATCCAAGGGGTAATATCAAGGTTTTGATGGCAACGAACAGACCGGATACACTGGATCCAGCGTTAATGAGACCAGGACGTTTGGACAGGAAAGTAGAATTCGGTCTACCGGACTTGGAAGGACGAAcacatattttcaaaattcacgCACGGTCGATGAGCGTCGAAAGAGATATCAGATTCGAACTTCTTGCTCGTCTGTGTCCTAACAGTACCGGTGCCGAGATTCGTTCGGTTTGCACCGAAGCTGGTATGTTCGCGATTCGTGCACGTCGTAAAGTAGCGACGGAAAAAGATTTTCTAGAAGCAGTGAACAAAGTAATTAAATCGTACGCTAAATTCTCTGCAACTCCCAAATATATGACTTACAACTAA